A part of Primulina eburnea isolate SZY01 chromosome 10, ASM2296580v1, whole genome shotgun sequence genomic DNA contains:
- the LOC140802881 gene encoding secreted RxLR effector protein 161-like: MKDCSPSIAPVVKDDKFNLSQCPKNDLEREQMKNIPYASAVGSLMYAQVCTRPDIAFIVGILRIYQNNPGLDQWKAAKKVMRLAGCIDSRKSTSGYIFMLAGGAVSWRSAKQTWTATSTMEAEFVACFEATYMVYG; the protein is encoded by the exons ATGAAAGATTGTTCACCAAGTATAGCTCCCGTTGTGAAAGACGATAAATTCAATTTGAGCCAATGTCCAAAGAATGATCTAGAGCGGGAACAAATGAAAAACATTCCTTATGCTTCTGCTGTCGGAAGCTTGATGTATGCTCAGGTTTGCACTAGACCTGATATTGCATTTATTGTTGGGATATTGAGAATATATCAGAATAATCCAGGTTTAGATCAATGGAAAGCTGCGAAGAAAGTCATGAG ATTAGCTGGCTGCATTGATTCAAGAAAATCCACTTCAGGATATATTTTCATGCTAGCTGGTGGAGCTGTATCTTGGAGGAGTGCAAAACAGACATGGACTGCTACTTCCACTATGGAAGCTGAGTTCGTAGCTTGTTTTGAGGCAACCTACATGGTGTATGGTTGA